One window of Halopseudomonas maritima genomic DNA carries:
- the accA gene encoding acetyl-CoA carboxylase carboxyl transferase subunit alpha — protein MSNSQKYLEFEQPIADLQAKIEELRLVGSDNALNITEEISRLQEKSKSLTESIFGNLSSWQVAQMSRHPQRPYTLDYIRHIFTDFEELHGDRHFADDAAIVGGIARLDGRAVMVIGHQKGRDVKEKVRRNFGMPKPEGYRKACRLMEMAERFKMPIVTFIDTPGAYPGIDAEERGQSEAIAWNLQVMSRLKTPIIATVIGEGGSGGALAIGVCDHLMMLQYSTYSVISPEGCASILWKSAEKAADAAAAMGITAERLKELGLVDTLIPEPLGGAQRAPQETAERIKQQLLTQLAKLDAHSSDELLDARYQRLMSFGIQ, from the coding sequence ATGAGCAACAGCCAGAAATACTTGGAGTTTGAACAGCCGATCGCCGACCTGCAGGCCAAAATCGAAGAGCTGCGTCTGGTCGGCAGTGACAACGCGCTGAACATCACCGAAGAAATCAGCCGGCTGCAGGAGAAGAGCAAGTCCCTGACCGAGAGCATCTTCGGCAACCTGAGCAGCTGGCAGGTCGCGCAAATGTCGCGCCACCCGCAGCGCCCCTACACGCTGGATTACATTCGCCACATCTTTACCGACTTTGAAGAGCTGCACGGTGATCGCCACTTTGCTGACGACGCCGCTATTGTGGGCGGTATTGCTCGTCTGGACGGCCGCGCGGTCATGGTCATTGGTCACCAGAAAGGCCGTGACGTAAAGGAAAAGGTGCGCCGCAACTTCGGCATGCCCAAGCCTGAAGGCTACCGCAAGGCCTGCCGCCTGATGGAGATGGCCGAGCGCTTCAAAATGCCGATCGTCACCTTCATCGACACCCCCGGCGCCTACCCGGGTATTGACGCTGAAGAGCGCGGCCAGAGCGAAGCCATTGCCTGGAACCTGCAGGTGATGTCGCGTCTGAAGACACCGATCATCGCTACCGTTATCGGTGAAGGCGGTTCCGGCGGTGCGCTGGCCATCGGTGTTTGCGACCACCTGATGATGCTGCAGTACTCTACCTACTCGGTTATTTCGCCTGAAGGCTGTGCGTCGATTCTCTGGAAGAGCGCCGAGAAAGCCGCCGACGCGGCTGCCGCCATGGGTATCACCGCTGAGCGTCTGAAAGAGCTTGGCCTGGTGGATACGCTGATCCCCGAGCCACTGGGCGGCGCACAGCGCGCACCTCAGGAAACGGCCGAGCGCATCAAACAGCAGTTGCTGACCCAGCTGGCCAAGCTGGATGCCCATTCCAGTGATGAGCTGCTCGACGCCCGCTATCAGCGTCTGATGTCCTTCGGTATTCAGTGA
- the tilS gene encoding tRNA lysidine(34) synthetase TilS has translation MNPQGLLAQLGPCMGAPAWWLGLSGGLDSMVLLELLSQARQLSAIPPLHAIHVHHGLHPEADAWAAHCQRACDARGVPLTVVRVQVGQGASIEEAARDARYAAFAEVLAPGAELLLAHHRDDQLETVMFRLMRGTGVRGLSGMPARRALGAGWLSRPLLGWRRSELEAWARQRGLDWIEDPANADERFARTALRHRVLPGLRHEWPQLDRSLLRLAEHAEEASALLDELALDDLQLVVDVSADPWLACWSRLLLAPLLSLSAARQRNLLRSWLRQQAVRMPDQRQLLQIQQQLAAGADAQPQLTLDGCALYRSSDRLWLVPAQWAPARSEQALLPLRGELALTGNGALSCRPQAGGLRDPGSAGWQVRYRQGGEQIKLAGRPTQSVKQLLQEAHIPVWLRPSVPLLYSGGELVSVAGRWNAERALVEGAGNGFTVSWKPVSD, from the coding sequence GTGAACCCGCAGGGGCTGCTGGCGCAGCTCGGCCCCTGCATGGGCGCCCCGGCCTGGTGGCTGGGGTTGTCCGGCGGCCTGGATTCGATGGTTCTGCTGGAGCTGCTCAGCCAGGCCCGCCAACTCTCTGCTATTCCCCCGCTTCACGCCATTCATGTTCATCACGGATTGCATCCCGAGGCTGACGCCTGGGCGGCGCACTGCCAGCGTGCCTGCGATGCGCGCGGTGTGCCGCTGACGGTGGTGCGTGTGCAGGTGGGGCAGGGTGCGAGTATCGAGGAGGCGGCGCGTGATGCCCGCTACGCGGCTTTTGCTGAGGTGCTGGCACCCGGCGCCGAGTTGCTGCTGGCGCATCACCGCGATGATCAACTGGAAACGGTGATGTTTCGGCTGATGCGCGGCACCGGTGTGCGCGGGTTAAGCGGCATGCCAGCGCGCCGTGCGCTGGGTGCTGGCTGGCTGTCGCGCCCGCTGCTCGGCTGGCGGCGCAGTGAGCTGGAGGCTTGGGCTCGGCAGCGGGGGCTGGACTGGATTGAAGACCCGGCCAATGCCGATGAGCGCTTTGCGCGCACAGCCCTGCGCCACCGGGTTTTGCCGGGGTTGCGCCACGAGTGGCCGCAGCTGGATCGCAGCCTGTTGCGACTGGCCGAGCATGCCGAGGAGGCTAGCGCCTTGCTGGATGAGCTGGCGCTGGATGATCTGCAGCTGGTGGTAGATGTCAGTGCTGATCCGTGGCTGGCCTGCTGGTCGAGGCTGTTGCTGGCTCCGCTACTGAGCTTGTCGGCCGCTAGGCAACGAAATCTGCTACGCAGCTGGCTGCGCCAGCAGGCGGTGCGCATGCCGGATCAACGTCAGTTGCTGCAGATACAGCAGCAACTGGCTGCCGGCGCTGATGCGCAGCCGCAGCTGACACTCGATGGCTGCGCTCTGTACCGTTCGTCAGATCGTCTTTGGCTGGTTCCGGCGCAGTGGGCGCCGGCGCGCAGCGAGCAGGCTTTGTTGCCGCTGCGCGGGGAGCTGGCGCTGACGGGTAACGGCGCGCTGTCTTGTCGACCGCAGGCGGGTGGTTTACGTGACCCGGGCTCCGCGGGTTGGCAGGTGCGTTATCGTCAGGGCGGGGAGCAGATCAAACTGGCCGGGCGGCCGACTCAGTCAGTAAAACAGCTGCTGCAGGAGGCTCATATTCCTGTCTGGCTGCGCCCGTCAGTACCGTTGCTATACTCTGGCGGCGAGCTGGTGTCGGTGGCTGGGCGCTGGAACGCGGAGCGGGCTTTGGTCGAGGGTGCAGGCAATGGTTTTACGGTCAGTTGGAAGCCGGTTTCGGATTGA
- a CDS encoding CTP synthase, protein MTRYIFVTGGVVSSLGKGIASASLAAILEARGLKVTMLKLDPYINVDPGTMSPFQHGEVFVTHDGAETDLDLGHYERFVNATMSQNNNFTTGRVYADVLRKERRGDYLGATIQVIPHITDEIKSRIIKGAGDADVALVEIGGTVGDIESQPFLEAIRQLRVEVGAKRAMLMHLTLVPYIATAGETKTKPTQHSVKELRSIGLQPDVLICRSDHPIDLSSRRKIALFTNVEERAVIGLEDVDTIYRIPSVLHAQGLDDFVVERFGLECGSADLAEWERVVDAKLNPEHEVTIAMVGKYMELLDAYKSLIEALSHAGIQARTKVNVRYIDSEDIEQQGLSLLDGVDAVLVPGGFGSRGVEGKIAAVRYARENKIPYLGICLGMQVAVIEYARNVLGWNDANSTEFDKTSGHPVVGLITEWQDASGETELRTEASDLGGTMRLGAQECSLEPGSKAHACYGKDVIVERHRHRYEVNNNLLPDLQAGGLQISGRSGDGALVEVVEVGDHPWFVACQFHPEFTSTPRYGHPLFSGFIGAALKQRG, encoded by the coding sequence ATGACGCGCTACATCTTCGTCACGGGTGGTGTTGTTTCTTCTTTGGGCAAGGGCATTGCATCGGCATCCCTCGCGGCGATCCTCGAGGCACGCGGTTTGAAGGTCACCATGCTCAAGCTGGATCCTTATATCAACGTGGATCCGGGCACCATGAGCCCCTTCCAGCACGGCGAAGTCTTTGTAACCCACGATGGCGCCGAGACTGACCTTGATCTGGGCCATTACGAGCGTTTCGTCAACGCCACCATGAGCCAGAACAACAACTTCACCACCGGCCGCGTCTACGCCGACGTGCTGCGTAAAGAACGCCGCGGTGATTATCTGGGCGCGACCATTCAGGTCATCCCGCATATCACCGACGAGATCAAGAGCCGCATCATCAAGGGTGCTGGCGATGCCGACGTGGCGCTGGTCGAGATCGGCGGTACCGTGGGTGACATCGAATCCCAGCCGTTCCTTGAGGCTATCCGCCAGCTGCGAGTAGAAGTGGGTGCCAAGCGCGCCATGCTGATGCACCTGACACTGGTGCCCTACATTGCTACCGCTGGCGAGACCAAGACCAAGCCGACCCAGCACTCGGTGAAGGAGCTGCGCTCCATCGGCCTGCAGCCTGACGTGCTGATCTGCCGCTCCGACCATCCGATCGATCTGTCCTCACGCCGCAAGATCGCGCTGTTCACCAACGTGGAAGAGCGTGCGGTTATCGGTCTGGAAGACGTTGATACCATTTATCGCATTCCCTCCGTACTGCACGCCCAGGGCCTGGACGACTTCGTTGTCGAGCGCTTTGGTCTGGAGTGCGGTTCGGCTGATCTGGCCGAATGGGAGCGCGTGGTCGATGCCAAGCTCAACCCTGAGCACGAAGTCACCATCGCTATGGTCGGCAAGTACATGGAGCTGCTGGATGCCTACAAGTCGCTGATCGAAGCGCTCAGCCATGCCGGTATTCAGGCGCGCACCAAGGTTAATGTGCGTTATATCGACTCCGAAGACATCGAGCAGCAGGGCCTGTCGCTGCTGGACGGCGTAGACGCCGTGCTGGTGCCGGGCGGCTTCGGCTCCCGTGGTGTTGAAGGCAAGATTGCCGCGGTGCGTTACGCCCGCGAGAACAAGATTCCCTACCTGGGCATCTGCCTGGGCATGCAGGTGGCCGTCATCGAGTACGCCCGCAACGTGCTGGGCTGGAACGATGCCAACTCCACCGAGTTCGACAAGACCTCCGGTCACCCGGTTGTCGGTCTGATCACCGAGTGGCAGGACGCATCCGGTGAAACCGAGCTGCGCACGGAGGCCTCTGATCTGGGCGGCACCATGCGTCTGGGCGCTCAGGAGTGCTCGCTGGAGCCGGGTTCCAAGGCCCACGCCTGCTACGGCAAGGACGTGATCGTCGAGCGTCACCGTCACCGCTACGAGGTCAACAACAACCTGCTGCCCGATCTGCAGGCCGGCGGGCTGCAAATCTCCGGTCGCTCCGGTGACGGCGCGCTGGTCGAGGTGGTCGAAGTGGGTGATCACCCGTGGTTTGTGGCGTGTCAGTTCCACCCGGAATTTACCTCCACGCCCCGGTACGGCCACCCGCTGTTCAGCGGCTTTATCGGTGCGGCGCTCAAGCAGCGCGGCTAA
- the kdsA gene encoding 3-deoxy-8-phosphooctulonate synthase, producing MTQKIVRVGDIEMANDKPFVLFGGMNVLESRDLAMQICERYVEVTEQLGIPYVFKASFDKANRSSINSFRGPGLDEGLKIFEEVKRTFNVPVITDVHEPHQAAPVAEVCDIIQLPAFLSRQTDLVVAMAKTNAVINIKKAQFLAPQEMKHILTKCEEAGNDRLVLCERGSSFGYNNLVVDMLGFGIMKQFEYPVFFDVTHALQMPGGRSDSAGGRRAQVTDLAKAGMSQGLAGLFLEAHPDPDNAKCDGPCALRLDKLEPFLAQLKSLDELIKSFPTLETA from the coding sequence ATGACACAGAAAATCGTGCGCGTTGGCGATATCGAAATGGCCAACGACAAACCTTTCGTGCTGTTCGGCGGGATGAACGTACTGGAGTCCCGTGATCTGGCCATGCAGATCTGTGAACGCTACGTCGAAGTGACCGAGCAGCTGGGTATCCCCTATGTGTTCAAGGCCAGCTTCGACAAGGCCAACCGTTCCTCGATCAACTCCTTCCGTGGCCCCGGCCTGGACGAGGGGCTGAAGATCTTTGAAGAGGTTAAGCGCACCTTCAACGTGCCGGTGATCACCGATGTGCACGAGCCCCATCAGGCTGCGCCGGTTGCCGAAGTCTGTGACATTATCCAGCTGCCGGCCTTCCTGTCCCGGCAGACTGATCTGGTTGTGGCCATGGCCAAGACCAATGCCGTGATCAACATCAAGAAGGCCCAGTTCCTCGCGCCGCAGGAAATGAAGCACATCCTCACCAAGTGTGAAGAGGCGGGCAATGACCGTCTGGTGCTGTGCGAGCGCGGTTCCTCCTTCGGCTATAACAACCTGGTCGTCGACATGCTCGGCTTCGGCATCATGAAGCAGTTCGAGTACCCGGTATTCTTCGACGTGACCCACGCCCTGCAGATGCCGGGTGGCCGCAGTGACTCGGCCGGCGGTCGTCGTGCCCAGGTTACCGATCTGGCCAAGGCAGGCATGAGCCAGGGCTTGGCCGGTCTCTTCCTTGAAGCACACCCTGATCCTGACAACGCCAAGTGCGATGGCCCCTGTGCCCTGCGCCTGGACAAGCTGGAGCCGTTCCTTGCCCAGTTGAAGTCGCTTGATGAGCTGATCAAGAGCTTCCCGACGCTGGAAACGGCTTGA
- the eno gene encoding phosphopyruvate hydratase has product MAKIIDIKGREVLDSRGNPTVEADVILEGGIMGSACAPSGASTGSREALELRDGDKSRYLGKGVLKAVANINGPIRELLVGRDATAQAELDRAMIELDGTENKATLGANAILAVSLAAAKAAAQAKGVPLYAHIADLNGTPGVYSMPVPMMNIINGGEHADNNVDIQEFMVQPVGAKNFADALRMGAEIFHHLKAVLKARGLNTAVGDEGGFAPNLASNEDALAAIAEAVANAGYTLGDDVTLALDCASSEFYKDGNYDLAGEGKVFDAAGFADYLAGLTQRYPIISIEDGMDESDWAGWKVLTDKIGEKVQLVGDDLFVTNTKILKRGIDEQIGNSILIKFNQIGSLTETLEAIQMAKAAGFTAVISHRSGETEDSTIADLAVGTAAGQIKTGSLCRSDRVSKYNQLLRIEEQLAGKAPYKGRAEFRG; this is encoded by the coding sequence ATGGCAAAAATCATTGATATCAAGGGACGTGAGGTTCTGGACTCGCGCGGCAATCCGACCGTTGAAGCGGACGTGATTCTGGAAGGCGGCATCATGGGCAGCGCCTGCGCACCCTCCGGCGCCTCCACCGGTTCGCGCGAAGCGCTGGAGCTGCGTGATGGCGACAAGAGCCGTTATCTGGGCAAGGGCGTGCTCAAGGCTGTTGCCAATATCAATGGCCCCATCCGCGAGCTGCTGGTTGGTCGTGATGCGACTGCTCAGGCTGAGCTGGACCGCGCCATGATCGAGCTGGACGGTACCGAGAACAAGGCTACGCTGGGCGCCAACGCCATCCTGGCTGTTTCCCTGGCTGCTGCCAAGGCCGCTGCTCAGGCCAAGGGCGTGCCGCTGTACGCGCACATTGCCGATCTGAACGGCACCCCCGGCGTTTACTCCATGCCGGTGCCGATGATGAACATCATCAACGGTGGTGAGCACGCCGACAACAACGTCGACATTCAGGAGTTCATGGTTCAGCCGGTTGGCGCCAAGAACTTCGCCGACGCGCTGCGTATGGGCGCTGAAATTTTCCACCACCTCAAAGCGGTTCTGAAGGCCCGTGGCCTGAACACTGCCGTGGGTGATGAAGGTGGCTTTGCGCCGAACCTTGCGTCCAACGAAGACGCACTGGCCGCCATCGCCGAAGCCGTTGCCAACGCCGGTTACACCCTGGGTGACGACGTTACGCTGGCACTGGACTGCGCTTCCTCCGAGTTCTACAAGGACGGCAACTACGATCTGGCTGGCGAAGGCAAGGTATTCGATGCTGCCGGTTTTGCTGACTATCTGGCGGGCCTGACCCAGCGCTACCCGATCATCTCCATCGAAGATGGCATGGACGAGTCCGACTGGGCTGGCTGGAAAGTCCTGACCGACAAGATTGGCGAGAAGGTACAGCTGGTTGGCGACGATCTGTTTGTGACCAACACCAAGATTCTCAAGCGCGGTATCGACGAGCAGATCGGCAACTCCATCCTGATCAAGTTCAACCAGATCGGCTCGCTCACCGAGACCCTGGAAGCGATCCAGATGGCCAAGGCTGCCGGCTTTACTGCCGTCATCTCGCACCGTTCTGGCGAGACCGAAGACAGCACCATCGCCGACCTGGCTGTGGGTACCGCTGCCGGTCAGATCAAGACGGGTTCGCTGTGCCGTTCCGACCGCGTTTCCAAGTACAACCAGCTGCTGCGTATCGAAGAGCAACTGGCTGGCAAGGCGCCCTACAAGGGTCGCGCCGAGTTCCGCGGCTGA
- the ftsB gene encoding cell division protein FtsB, with protein MKWLWLITLSLLAALQYRLWVGEGSLAHVSQLKQQIAAQARENEQLLERNRVLTAEVIELKQGLETVEERARRELGMVKEGETLFQLSEP; from the coding sequence TTGAAATGGCTCTGGCTGATTACGCTGTCACTGTTGGCGGCACTGCAATACCGGCTTTGGGTTGGTGAGGGCAGTCTTGCCCATGTGTCGCAGCTCAAGCAGCAGATCGCCGCGCAAGCGCGCGAGAACGAGCAACTGCTGGAGCGTAACCGCGTGCTGACCGCTGAGGTCATCGAACTCAAGCAGGGGCTTGAGACCGTTGAAGAGCGTGCCCGCCGTGAGCTGGGTATGGTCAAAGAGGGTGAAACCCTGTTCCAATTGAGCGAGCCATGA
- the ispD gene encoding 2-C-methyl-D-erythritol 4-phosphate cytidylyltransferase: MSAATPDFWVVLPAAGVGARMQADRPKQYLLWGQRTLIEHTLACFLDQPGLRGLVVSLSADDGWWPTLPCARDGRIARAVGGRERADSVLNGLIALRELGAADDDWVLVHDAARPNLTDGDLHKLLSTLASDPVGGLLAVPVRDTLKQIGPDGRVTATPDRSQFWQAYTPQMFRLGPLQQALSAALAAGALITDEASAMEWAGQAPLLVEGRADNLKITRPEDLEWLRQRDC; this comes from the coding sequence ATGAGCGCCGCTACACCTGATTTCTGGGTAGTTCTGCCCGCCGCCGGCGTCGGCGCGCGCATGCAGGCAGATCGCCCCAAGCAATACCTTCTCTGGGGTCAACGCACCCTGATTGAACACACACTGGCCTGCTTCCTGGACCAACCGGGGCTGCGCGGGTTGGTGGTTTCCCTGTCTGCTGATGATGGCTGGTGGCCAACGCTGCCCTGCGCCCGGGATGGGCGTATTGCCCGTGCTGTCGGTGGGCGCGAGCGCGCCGATTCGGTGCTCAACGGCCTTATCGCACTGCGTGAGCTGGGTGCGGCCGATGACGATTGGGTGCTGGTGCACGATGCGGCCCGCCCCAATCTCACCGATGGCGACCTGCACAAGCTGCTGAGTACGCTGGCAAGTGATCCGGTCGGCGGCTTGCTGGCGGTACCGGTGCGCGACACCCTCAAGCAGATCGGCCCAGATGGGCGGGTTACGGCAACGCCGGACCGCAGCCAGTTCTGGCAGGCCTATACCCCGCAGATGTTTCGTCTCGGCCCCTTGCAGCAGGCGCTTAGCGCCGCGCTGGCAGCGGGTGCGCTGATTACCGATGAGGCTTCTGCCATGGAGTGGGCGGGGCAGGCGCCGTTGTTGGTTGAGGGGCGGGCTGATAATTTGAAGATTACTCGTCCTGAGGATCTGGAGTGGTTGCGTCAGCGGGATTGCTGA
- the imuA gene encoding translesion DNA synthesis-associated protein ImuA, which yields MGAVVALDRLLETRRVWRGRQRSEPVAEQPTGHAALDALLPGGGWQLAALNEILLGAPGSGELQLLWPLLARLTQAGERVVLVGAPAIPFAPAWQAAGVMLAQVSLLQVSGAERLWAAEQCLRSGSCGAVLCWPEQVDDRALRRLQVAADSGQTLAFVLRDRRAADNPSPAPLRLLQERQPRQWRVLKCRGGVAPVRSVPVSL from the coding sequence ATGGGCGCGGTGGTTGCACTTGATCGGTTGCTGGAGACGCGTCGTGTCTGGCGTGGGCGGCAGCGGAGTGAGCCGGTGGCTGAGCAGCCGACCGGGCATGCGGCGCTGGATGCGTTGTTGCCCGGTGGTGGCTGGCAGCTGGCGGCGCTGAACGAGATTCTGCTGGGCGCGCCCGGCAGTGGCGAATTGCAGTTGCTCTGGCCGCTGCTGGCGCGCTTGACCCAGGCGGGGGAGCGGGTGGTGCTGGTGGGGGCGCCGGCGATTCCCTTTGCGCCGGCCTGGCAGGCGGCGGGGGTGATGCTGGCACAGGTGTCGCTGCTGCAGGTCAGTGGTGCTGAGCGGCTATGGGCGGCAGAGCAGTGTCTGCGCTCGGGCAGCTGCGGCGCTGTGCTGTGCTGGCCGGAGCAGGTTGATGACCGCGCCCTGCGGCGCTTGCAGGTGGCGGCTGACAGCGGCCAGACCCTGGCTTTTGTGCTGCGTGATCGGCGCGCTGCAGACAACCCGTCGCCAGCGCCCTTGAGGCTGCTGCAGGAGCGCCAGCCCAGGCAGTGGCGGGTGCTCAAGTGCCGGGGCGGGGTGGCGCCGGTGCGGTCTGTGCCGGTTTCGCTGTGA
- a CDS encoding Y-family DNA polymerase: MRWLCILFPQLALDAVLRSRDDPTAPLALLSGPPQRRVLQAVNESARAQGLRSGQSLTQARTLLESFDTVEHDPAQTEYWQQFLASWAYGFSGHVSLDFPRTLLLEVASSLRLFGPWPELEQRLRAELQALGFQHRLVLAPNPLAARVLANVADGLAVDELALPAELQRLPVARSGLPGELIESLQRMGLRRLQQVLELPRDGLAKRFPPQLLAHLDQLQGHHPLALSCYQPPDHFRQRIEFNFDVESNTSLLFPLRRLIGDLATFLAGRDCGVQRFVLQLEHRRQPASEVSVGLLGAERDGERLFELARGRLERLELAAPVQALTLLAEDLPRFVPAAAELFSNRPQQSQNWLQVCERLRARLGDKVVQPLAAVDEHRPERSWLAQERGDAAARPAGPRPGWLLAEPVLLNDLFPRVLAGPERIESGWWDGDDVRRDYYLIETRDGRRAWAFHAAGHPGPFWVHGWFA; encoded by the coding sequence ATGCGCTGGCTTTGCATTCTCTTTCCCCAGTTGGCACTGGATGCGGTGCTACGCAGCCGTGACGATCCAACGGCGCCGTTGGCGCTGCTCAGCGGGCCGCCGCAGCGGCGTGTGTTGCAGGCAGTCAATGAGTCGGCGCGTGCACAGGGACTACGTTCGGGGCAGAGTCTGACCCAGGCACGGACGCTGCTGGAATCCTTTGATACGGTTGAACACGACCCGGCGCAGACCGAGTATTGGCAGCAGTTTTTGGCCAGTTGGGCCTATGGTTTCAGCGGCCATGTGAGTTTGGATTTCCCGCGCACTCTGTTGCTGGAGGTGGCCTCCAGCCTGCGTCTGTTCGGCCCCTGGCCTGAGCTTGAACAACGCCTGCGCGCCGAGCTGCAGGCGCTGGGCTTTCAGCACCGGCTGGTGCTGGCGCCCAACCCCTTGGCAGCGCGGGTGCTGGCCAACGTGGCAGACGGTTTGGCGGTAGACGAGCTGGCGCTACCGGCCGAGCTGCAGCGTTTGCCGGTGGCGCGCAGTGGCCTGCCGGGCGAGCTAATTGAGAGCTTGCAGCGCATGGGCTTGCGCCGCCTGCAGCAGGTGCTGGAGCTACCGCGTGACGGGCTGGCCAAGCGTTTTCCGCCGCAGTTGCTGGCACATCTTGATCAGTTGCAGGGGCATCATCCGCTGGCGCTGAGTTGTTATCAGCCACCGGATCATTTTCGCCAGCGCATCGAGTTCAACTTTGATGTCGAGTCGAATACCTCGCTGCTGTTTCCGTTACGGCGTTTGATTGGCGATCTGGCGACCTTTCTGGCCGGGCGGGACTGTGGCGTGCAGCGCTTTGTGCTGCAACTGGAGCACCGCCGCCAGCCGGCCAGTGAGGTGTCGGTCGGTTTGTTGGGCGCAGAGCGTGACGGCGAGCGGCTGTTTGAATTGGCGCGGGGGCGGCTGGAGCGGTTGGAGCTTGCCGCACCGGTGCAGGCGCTGACCCTGCTGGCCGAGGACTTGCCGCGCTTTGTACCGGCCGCAGCAGAGCTGTTCAGTAACCGGCCACAGCAGTCGCAGAACTGGCTGCAGGTCTGTGAGCGACTGCGCGCGCGCCTGGGCGACAAGGTAGTGCAGCCGCTGGCGGCGGTGGATGAACACCGCCCCGAGCGCAGTTGGTTGGCGCAGGAGCGGGGTGACGCCGCCGCGCGTCCGGCCGGGCCGCGCCCCGGCTGGCTGCTGGCCGAACCGGTACTGCTCAATGATCTGTTCCCGCGGGTGCTGGCCGGGCCGGAGCGGATTGAGTCCGGCTGGTGGGATGGCGACGACGTGCGGCGTGACTACTACCTGATTGAAACCCGCGACGGGCGCCGGGCCTGGGCTTTTCATGCTGCCGGGCACCCCGGCCCGTTCTGGGTGCATGGGTGGTTTGCATGA